A segment of the Candidatus Sumerlaea chitinivorans genome:
CTTCGGCGCCTGCTGTCGCTGAGCGGCGAGTAAGCCGTCCGCAAAACGATTGCAGGGAAGGCGCTTTCGATCCAGGATAAGGGTGCTCTTCGCGCTCCCTTAGCCCCGATCGGGGCGATACTACATTTAGGTGATCGCCGCGGAGTGTCTGCTGCGGCGCTCTATATTTATTGGCGAGTCCACCGGCTCACGAGTTGGGCTGTGAGGGAGAATCCGGCGAGGGGTTCTCACCCCCTGATTCAGAGTCCGCGGTTCCATTCCGCGCTGGTTGGCCCGAGGACTGCTGGAACTCTCGTCGCCCTTCGTGGGAGCCTCGCGAGCGCGGGTCATTGCGGCGCATCGGCCGCCGACCACGAATCACCCCCTTGGGTGGGGGAGCCCCTTGCTCGGGGGTGATTACGACCCGCCGGTTTCCCTCTTCACCCCGGCTAATGGTGTGCACACCGCGGAAGCCCCGTAGGGCCAGATGAATGATTTTGCGATCGCTGGGCGGCATGGGTTTGAGCGCGATTTCACGGCCCGTCCGCACCACCCGCTTTGCCGTCCGCCGGGCAAGTTCCTCCAGCTTTGTATAATGCCTTTCTCGGTAGTTTTCGGAGTCCACAATCAGGGGGACAATTTCCCGCCCCCCTTTCATAACAATGCGGTTGAGGACGTACTGTAAGGCATCGAGGTTCTGCCCATTTTTGCCGATAATGAGTGAGCCATCGCCTTTGGAGATGATATTGAGGGTAAGGCCGCGGCGCTTGGTGAGCGCTTCCACGTGCGCCTCAATTCCCATGAGTTCAAGGATCCGCTCTAAGTGGCGCTTCGCGTGGTCGAGAAGAACGTCCATTTTGATGCGGAAACGCACCGTGACTCCCGGCAAAGGCTCTGCTCCCGGCAAGGTGTCGTCGTGGGCTTCCTCAAGTTGCTCGATTTCCACGGCATCGGCTGGGACTCCCAACTGACGCATTCCTTCCGCAACTGCTTCTTCGTAAGTGTTTGCTGAAATCGTTAGGTCTGGAATCTTGAGTTCGTCGTTCATGCCTGACTCTCTGACTTCATTCTTAGTGTTCGAGTTTCATCGTTTCACAGTTTGTGTGACGCTTCCTATACGAAACTTTGCCACAAAGTCACATTTTCGTGTTACGAATACCCCGTCTATCCTTTTCAATCTTCAGAAATAAAATGTCCGAACTTGGTTCCCGAAAGAGCGAAAATTCTGAATCGGGATTCGGAAAGACCCAAGTTGATTGCTTCAGATATCTTGTGCTTTCTTATTTTAACGACCATTGAGTCACGATCCATGCCTTCCTGACGGTCCTTCGGTATCTTTGGAAACACCCTTGGGAATGCCGGTTTTCGCGGAATAAATAGGCATGCAACTTTCGGTTAGCTCCCGCCTGCGGCAAGTTCAATATCGATATTTTCGCGTAACCCCAATTCACCAAGTTCTGCGCGCAACGCCGGGATGTTCACCTCTGCCGGCACATCCACCACCATCTCGACATGAAAGATAGGCGCGCCGCTAAATGGTGCGTGGCCTGTATGCGTGACAAGCGAGACAATGTTTGCGCGCTTCCGGCAGAGGGTTTTCGAAATGGAATAAACAATGCCCGGGTGATCGAGACTTGTGGCCTTCAGCACATAACGCAGCATGGCGGGCGCTACTGCTGCGGGAGCCTCCCGAGTCGGTTTTAGGTAGACACATTGACCGGTACGGGCTTCGAAGGCGTCACGCGTCGCTTCCAAATCGGACAGAAGGCTGGGAGGGCCGGCAACAAGGATCAAGCCAGCAAAGTCGCCGCCAAGCTGTGCCATTCGGCTCTCCACTATGTTTCCCCCATGGTTCAAAAACCATTCTGCTAATTCCTCAACCAAACCCGGGCGGTCCTCGCCGACGCTCGTGACAAGAACGTAGGCTTGTGAGGCGCTCTTATCTACCGCTTTGTTCATCGCTATCCTGGCTTTCGTGTGTACTCTACTCTTTTGGTAGTAAGTTTGGCGGATCCCCCACAAGGATTTTTTGTCCCGAAGATTGCTGCCCGATGGGAGTGAGCGTTCGACAACCCAATTTGGCAGAAAGAACGAGGACGCGATTGGGCAAGTGGCCGAGAATTCGATGTGCCTTAGAACTGGCTGGGGGCCAAATTTCCCATTCCTCCCAACGGGCCTTACGGTTGCTCTTGCTTTTTGAAACTATGTGCCGATTTAGGTTGGCGAGGGTAAGCAAACTCTGTGTGGGAGAAGTTGGGATGGGTTGCCGCTTCTTGAGTCAACGTTTCTTGGGCATCGTCGCCGCATTTCTCTTTGCGATCGGGGCAAGCTGGGCACGGTCCCCCGAATATCGCGTCATGTGGGTGTCGCGCTTTGAGTGGCCGAACGCTGACGAGGCCACGGCCAAAGCCAACATTGATAACATTATGCAACAGCTTGCCGACAACGGGTTCAATGCGGTGTTGTTTCAGGTGCGCGGGCAGTGCGACGTGCATTACCCCTCCCCATACGAACCGTGGGCCAGTACTTACGGTTGGACAAATCCCGGGTGGGACCCGTTGGCCTATGCGATCCAAGCTGCCCATGCGCGAGGCTTAGAATTCCACGCTTATATCAACACGCACACACTCGCGCAGCAAATCCCCCCTGCAAACACGACTCCCCAACACCCCTACAATCTCCACGGGCCGAACGTCCCTCTGGAGCAGAGCTGGTTAATTCGCGACACTTCAGGCGCGACGCTTGTCACCGACAATTACTACTGGATCAGTCCTGGGATTCCCGAGGCGAGCTGGTGGGTGCGCCGCGCCATCATGCATGTCGTGGAAAACTACGATGTGGATGGCGTGCACTTTGACCGCATCCGCACGCCGGGCCCGGGTTTTAGCTACGATCCGATAACGGTCGCGCGTTTCAATGGCGAGGGCAACCCCGATAACTTGGCGTGGGCGGACTTTATGCGCAGTCAGATAACTCGCGATTTGCGCAACATCTATGGGGAGATCCAGTGGAAGAA
Coding sequences within it:
- a CDS encoding RNA-binding protein Jag, yielding MNDELKIPDLTISANTYEEAVAEGMRQLGVPADAVEIEQLEEAHDDTLPGAEPLPGVTVRFRIKMDVLLDHAKRHLERILELMGIEAHVEALTKRRGLTLNIISKGDGSLIIGKNGQNLDALQYVLNRIVMKGGREIVPLIVDSENYRERHYTKLEELARRTAKRVVRTGREIALKPMPPSDRKIIHLALRGFRGVHTISRGEEGNRRVVITPEQGAPPPKGVIRGRRPMRRNDPRSRGSHEGRREFQQSSGQPARNGTADSESGGENPSPDSPSQPNS
- a CDS encoding Glycine cleavage system transcriptional antiactivator GcvR; amino-acid sequence: MNKAVDKSASQAYVLVTSVGEDRPGLVEELAEWFLNHGGNIVESRMAQLGGDFAGLILVAGPPSLLSDLEATRDAFEARTGQCVYLKPTREAPAAVAPAMLRYVLKATSLDHPGIVYSISKTLCRKRANIVSLVTHTGHAPFSGAPIFHVEMVVDVPAEVNIPALRAELGELGLRENIDIELAAGGS